One Rhizobiales bacterium GAS188 DNA window includes the following coding sequences:
- a CDS encoding cytidine deaminase, whose amino-acid sequence MSTNGAASATTRPDARSGGAFSALFDAALAARTQAYAPYSRFAVGAALRSVEGGIFAGCNVENAAYPIGTCAEAGAIAAMIAHGHHRIAECVVIGGDDQFVTPCGGCRQRLREFASGEVLIHCAKPSGASISYTVAALLPASFGPEHLAEAR is encoded by the coding sequence TTGTCCACGAACGGCGCAGCCTCTGCGACCACACGGCCTGATGCGCGGTCCGGGGGCGCCTTTTCGGCGCTTTTCGATGCTGCCCTTGCGGCGCGAACCCAGGCCTACGCGCCCTATTCCCGTTTCGCTGTGGGCGCGGCCTTGCGCTCCGTGGAGGGCGGCATCTTCGCTGGCTGCAATGTCGAGAATGCCGCCTATCCCATCGGCACCTGCGCCGAAGCAGGCGCCATCGCCGCCATGATTGCGCATGGGCATCACCGGATCGCCGAATGCGTGGTGATCGGCGGCGATGACCAGTTCGTCACGCCATGCGGGGGCTGCCGGCAGCGTTTGCGGGAATTCGCCTCGGGCGAGGTGCTGATACACTGCGCCAAGCCTTCCGGGGCCTCTATCAGCTATACGGTGGCCGCATTGCTGCCAGCTTCATTTGGTCCCGAGCACCTCGCGGAGGCGCGATGA
- a CDS encoding sulfofructose kinase, which produces MTKVLCVGIATLDHVYAVDTMPDRPEKFRARDLVIIGGGTAATAAFAVARLGGQAMLAARLGDDMTGRVILAELEEAGVDCSLARRYPGRRSPSSAVLVDPQGERLVMCYADARLPEDASFLPERLPADIRAVLGDVSWIAGARRLFAAARLAGIPSLIDGDRVIEDLGYFDAASHVAYSAATVRQLTGISDPAEGLAALARAAGNWIAVTDGGRGAWFTEDGAIDHEPGFAVAAVDTLGAGDVFHGALALALAEGRPERLAVRFANAAAALKCTRFGGGRAGAPSRDEVEAFMRRAN; this is translated from the coding sequence ATGACAAAAGTCCTCTGCGTCGGCATCGCGACGCTCGATCATGTCTACGCGGTCGACACGATGCCCGACCGCCCCGAGAAGTTCCGCGCCCGCGATCTCGTCATCATCGGAGGCGGCACGGCCGCGACCGCCGCCTTTGCCGTCGCCAGGCTCGGCGGGCAGGCCATGCTGGCGGCGCGCCTCGGCGACGACATGACCGGGCGCGTCATCCTCGCCGAGCTCGAGGAGGCAGGCGTCGATTGCAGCCTCGCCAGGCGCTATCCCGGGCGTCGCTCGCCCTCTTCGGCCGTGCTGGTCGATCCGCAGGGCGAACGCCTCGTCATGTGCTATGCCGATGCGCGCTTGCCCGAGGATGCGTCCTTCCTGCCTGAAAGGCTGCCGGCCGACATTCGCGCCGTGCTCGGCGACGTCTCCTGGATTGCGGGCGCGAGACGCCTCTTCGCCGCGGCCCGGCTCGCCGGCATACCGAGCCTGATCGACGGCGACCGGGTGATCGAGGATCTGGGTTATTTCGATGCGGCCTCCCATGTCGCCTATTCGGCCGCGACCGTGCGCCAGCTCACCGGCATCTCCGATCCGGCCGAAGGCCTCGCGGCGCTGGCGCGTGCGGCCGGCAATTGGATCGCGGTGACGGATGGCGGGCGCGGCGCCTGGTTCACGGAAGATGGTGCGATCGACCATGAGCCAGGCTTCGCGGTCGCGGCCGTCGACACGCTCGGCGCCGGCGACGTCTTCCACGGCGCCTTGGCGCTCGCCCTCGCCGAGGGCCGGCCCGAGCGCCTGGCGGTGCGCTTCGCCAATGCGGCCGCGGCCCTG
- a CDS encoding nitrile hydratase, which produces MVSCACPGDHGRVAADGYDPVARVKALEQLLVEKGYVDPAALDVIVETYAHEVGPMNGAKVVAKAWADPAYRQRLLADGTAASAELGYGGRGGEHIVAVENTEKLHNLIVCTLCSCYPWPLLGLPPVWYKSPPYRSRAVIEPRAVLKDFGVTLPETTAIRVWDSTAETRYLVVPMRPAGTEGLSEERLVGLITRESMIGTGLALAPARVAA; this is translated from the coding sequence ATGGTGAGTTGCGCGTGTCCTGGCGATCACGGGCGGGTCGCCGCGGACGGATATGATCCGGTGGCGCGGGTGAAGGCGCTGGAGCAGCTTCTCGTCGAGAAGGGCTATGTCGATCCCGCGGCTCTCGATGTCATTGTCGAGACCTATGCGCATGAAGTCGGCCCCATGAACGGCGCCAAGGTGGTGGCCAAGGCCTGGGCCGACCCGGCCTACCGGCAGCGCCTACTCGCCGACGGCACGGCGGCTTCGGCCGAGCTCGGCTATGGCGGCCGCGGCGGCGAGCATATCGTCGCCGTCGAGAATACCGAGAAGCTCCACAACCTCATCGTCTGCACCTTGTGCTCCTGTTACCCCTGGCCGCTGCTCGGCCTGCCGCCGGTCTGGTACAAATCGCCGCCCTATCGTTCGCGGGCCGTGATCGAGCCGCGCGCCGTGCTCAAGGATTTCGGCGTGACCTTGCCGGAGACGACGGCGATCCGCGTCTGGGATTCGACCGCCGAGACGCGCTATCTCGTGGTGCCGATGCGGCCTGCGGGAACGGAGGGCCTGAGCGAGGAGCGTCTGGTCGGCCTCATCACGCGCGAATCGATGATCGGAACAGGCCTTGCGCTGGCGCCGGCACGGGTGGCGGCATGA
- a CDS encoding Sugar lactone lactonase YvrE, with protein sequence MHDSQARRRQAVTASSPFTCVLDCRATLGECPVWSPQQQTLYFIDIKAPALCRFDPATGALRQMPMPEQIGSFALMRSGGFLAALRTGLWRLDAEGRVMEKLAANPEVHATSRFNDGRCDPHGRFFVGTIDETRTGTAGLYRFEAGRLTKLAEGLMTSNGLAFSPQGDVMYHADTPRLSVFRHAFDAATGTPGKAEVLATFASRGPDRGWPDGAAVDAEGCYWCALWQGGRIRRYAPDGELLAEYPVPARSPTMPAFGGPDLRTLYVTSARVGLTAAELESSPLSGGLFAMRVETPGLPEPEYAG encoded by the coding sequence ATGCACGATTCGCAAGCCCGACGCCGCCAAGCCGTGACTGCGTCATCACCCTTCACCTGCGTGCTCGATTGTCGTGCCACCCTCGGCGAATGTCCCGTCTGGTCGCCGCAACAGCAGACCTTGTATTTCATCGACATCAAGGCCCCGGCGCTGTGCCGCTTCGATCCGGCGACAGGAGCGCTGCGGCAGATGCCGATGCCGGAGCAGATCGGCTCCTTCGCCCTCATGCGCTCGGGCGGCTTCCTCGCCGCGCTGCGCACCGGCCTATGGCGCCTCGATGCGGAAGGGCGCGTCATGGAGAAGCTCGCCGCCAATCCGGAAGTCCATGCGACGTCGAGATTCAATGACGGGCGCTGCGATCCGCATGGCCGCTTCTTCGTCGGCACCATCGACGAGACGCGCACGGGCACGGCCGGCCTCTATCGCTTCGAGGCGGGGCGTCTGACCAAATTGGCGGAAGGGCTGATGACCTCGAACGGGCTCGCCTTCAGCCCGCAAGGCGACGTCATGTATCATGCCGATACGCCACGCCTCAGCGTCTTTCGCCACGCCTTCGACGCGGCGACCGGCACACCCGGAAAGGCCGAGGTGTTGGCGACCTTCGCTTCGCGCGGACCCGATCGCGGCTGGCCCGACGGGGCCGCCGTCGACGCGGAGGGGTGCTATTGGTGCGCCTTGTGGCAAGGGGGGCGCATCCGCCGCTACGCACCCGATGGTGAACTCTTGGCGGAATATCCGGTGCCGGCGCGCTCGCCGACCATGCCGGCCTTCGGCGGCCCCGACCTGCGGACCCTCTATGTGACGAGCGCCCGCGTCGGGCTCACGGCGGCAGAGCTCGAGAGCTCGCCCCTCTCGGGAGGTTTATTCGCGATGCGGGTCGAGACGCCGGGCCTGCCCGAGCCGGAATATGCGGGTTGA
- a CDS encoding nitrile hydratase — translation MNGAQDLGGAMGFGPVEHEANEPVFHAPWEARALAVTVAAGGLGEWSIDQSRHAREILHPGLYLNASYYEIWLRGLERLLQARGLVDAQELGSGHSARPAAKTRRPRVAAADVPEVLAKGTPFERTPLAPARFAIGQGVRAKVMHPAGHTRLPRYARGKAGVVERVHGAHIFPDTSGPGTGEPVWLYTVAFPSRELWGETADPTLTVSIEAFEPYLDPA, via the coding sequence ATGAACGGCGCCCAAGATCTCGGCGGCGCCATGGGCTTCGGCCCCGTCGAGCATGAGGCGAATGAGCCGGTCTTCCACGCGCCCTGGGAGGCGAGGGCGCTGGCCGTCACCGTCGCGGCGGGAGGCTTGGGCGAATGGAGCATCGATCAAAGCCGACACGCGCGCGAGATCCTGCATCCTGGCCTCTACCTGAATGCCAGCTATTACGAGATCTGGCTGCGCGGCCTGGAAAGGCTGTTGCAGGCGAGGGGGCTGGTCGATGCGCAGGAGCTGGGGAGCGGCCATTCCGCGCGCCCGGCAGCCAAGACCCGTCGCCCACGCGTCGCCGCCGCCGACGTGCCTGAGGTTCTCGCCAAGGGCACGCCCTTCGAGCGCACGCCGCTGGCGCCGGCGCGTTTCGCCATCGGCCAGGGCGTGCGCGCCAAGGTGATGCATCCCGCCGGCCATACGCGCCTGCCGCGTTATGCGCGCGGCAAGGCCGGTGTCGTCGAACGCGTGCATGGCGCCCATATCTTCCCCGACACGAGCGGGCCCGGCACCGGCGAGCCGGTCTGGCTCTACACGGTTGCCTTCCCGTCGCGCGAATTATGGGGCGAGACCGCCGATCCGACGCTCACGGTCAGCATCGAGGCCTTCGAACCCTATCTCGATCCGGCCTGA
- a CDS encoding D-xylose dehydrogenase — MTIYDSVQYRSLSGKGVLITGGASGIGAAMVEAFAAQGARVDILDIDDEAASTLLAKLDGKALRYRHCDVGDVAALRVAIAATEAESGPIDVLIANAARDDRHAMAEVEPAYWDGNLAVNLNHQFFATQAVAPGMARRGGGSVILFGSVAWMRGRPGLVAYTTAKAAINGMTRTLARELGDSGIRVNCIVPGAIATERQARLWRTPALEEEFLDRQALKIRLDASHVARMALFLASDEAAGCTAQNFIVDAGITVN, encoded by the coding sequence ATGACCATCTATGACAGCGTCCAGTATCGCTCGCTTTCGGGCAAGGGCGTGCTGATCACCGGAGGCGCGAGCGGCATCGGCGCCGCCATGGTCGAAGCCTTCGCGGCCCAGGGCGCGCGCGTCGATATCCTCGACATCGACGATGAGGCGGCCTCGACCCTGCTGGCAAAGCTCGACGGCAAGGCGTTGCGCTACCGCCATTGCGATGTCGGCGATGTCGCGGCGCTGCGGGTGGCGATCGCTGCGACCGAAGCCGAGAGCGGCCCGATCGACGTCCTGATCGCCAATGCGGCGCGCGACGACCGCCATGCCATGGCCGAAGTCGAGCCCGCCTATTGGGACGGCAATCTCGCGGTCAATCTCAACCATCAATTCTTCGCGACCCAGGCGGTCGCGCCCGGCATGGCGCGGCGCGGCGGCGGCTCGGTCATCCTGTTCGGTTCGGTCGCCTGGATGCGCGGCCGGCCAGGCCTCGTCGCCTATACGACCGCGAAGGCCGCGATCAACGGCATGACCCGCACATTGGCGCGCGAGCTCGGGGACAGCGGCATCCGGGTCAATTGCATCGTGCCCGGCGCCATCGCCACCGAGCGCCAGGCGCGGCTGTGGCGCACGCCGGCGCTCGAAGAGGAATTCCTCGACCGGCAGGCCTTGAAGATCCGCCTCGATGCCAGCCATGTGGCGCGCATGGCGCTGTTCCTGGCTTCCGATGAAGCAGCCGGCTGCACGGCACAGAACTTCATCGTCGATGCCGGCATCACGGTGAATTGA
- a CDS encoding nitrile hydratase accessory protein has product MRPETPFSAPWEAQAFALAVGLSDQGVFEWREFSAALGAEIKAAEVQGREDSYYALWLAALEKLLAGKGVVSAVVLDAREAAVREASLVPSHPAPGA; this is encoded by the coding sequence ATGCGTCCCGAAACACCCTTCTCGGCTCCCTGGGAAGCGCAGGCCTTCGCACTCGCCGTCGGGCTCAGCGATCAAGGTGTGTTCGAATGGCGCGAATTCTCGGCGGCATTGGGCGCGGAGATCAAGGCAGCCGAAGTGCAGGGGCGTGAGGACAGCTATTATGCGCTATGGCTGGCGGCGCTGGAGAAGCTGCTCGCCGGCAAGGGCGTGGTGAGCGCGGTCGTCCTCGATGCCCGCGAAGCCGCGGTCAGAGAGGCGAGCCTCGTGCCCTCGCATCCCGCGCCTGGGGCCTAG